The Nitrosarchaeum sp. genomic sequence GAAGAGATCAAAAAAAGATATTCAAAGATAGCAGTTACTGGAAACACAAATTGTTGTTGTATGCCTGGAGAGTGTAAAACAGGAGATTCTCCGATTGACGCAACAAAATTAATTGGCTATGCACAAAAAGAACTCGAATCAATCCCCCAAGAAGCAATTTTGGGAGTTGGATGTGGAGCTCCGCTAAATTATCTTGAACTTAAGGAAGGAGAGACGGTCGTAGATTTGGGGTCGGGTGCAGGAATCGACATATTTTTAGCTGCAAAAAAAGTATCAAATTCAGGCAAAGCCATTGGGATTGATATGACAGATCAGATGTTGGAAAAAGCTAGAGAAAATGCTCTAAATGGAAATTATTCTAATGTAGAATTTAGAAAAGGAGACATTGAAGAAAATATCCCACTATGCAATAACTCTGTAGATGCTGTGATTAGCAATTGCGTTATCAATCTAACGACAAACAAAACAAATGCGTTCAAGGAA encodes the following:
- the arsM gene encoding arsenite methyltransferase yields the protein MEKSIKEEIKKRYSKIAVTGNTNCCCMPGECKTGDSPIDATKLIGYAQKELESIPQEAILGVGCGAPLNYLELKEGETVVDLGSGAGIDIFLAAKKVSNSGKAIGIDMTDQMLEKARENALNGNYSNVEFRKGDIEENIPLCNNSVDAVISNCVINLTTNKTNAFKEVFRILKNEGRMVISDLITDVELSPNQITSEQWCECIDGALTKENYISSMKQAGFEKIEILEERVYMEGEKVNGRRITSLVIKAVK